From a single Shewanella donghaensis genomic region:
- a CDS encoding alkaline phosphatase family protein: protein MTTRVSLSTTGSNTITSTRAITTRAITAVKPLTSTKFLFKLLSLTASLIISASCVAVEINQDSNPEIKDTTTPYVLLISIDGYRHDYNQVHEPKNLIKFAKNAAKVTQFTPSFPTVTFPNHLTLVTGLYPSHHGIVANRFYNPTLDRHYALSDREAVTDGRFYDGVPLWSLAAQQNMKSATYFWPGSEAEIAGHRPTYWQKYDGRTPNELRVKQVIDWFNLPKADRPQFVTLYFSDVDSAGHHHGPLSHKTYDAVQYIDTIIGNLLAQIDTLPFAVNVIITSDHGMANVDKFERVYTDKLFGENKDLRSRFSFINDAAFSLVHANGHDKKHDLIELEKLVDQTEGLVFYRKESIPKHLEFDFNPSIGDAILVTHDHFITSTDAKAGPIGKHGYYAEAVPDMNTILYANGPAFKAGARVTQAKNIHLYPLIAEILNLSITEPVDGQLEVLQPLLK, encoded by the coding sequence ATGACTACGCGGGTTTCTTTATCTACCACGGGCTCAAATACCATTACATCAACAAGAGCTATTACAACAAGAGCTATTACGGCAGTAAAACCTCTAACTTCAACAAAGTTCCTGTTTAAGCTATTGAGCTTAACAGCGTCGCTAATCATCAGTGCTAGCTGTGTTGCCGTTGAAATCAATCAAGATTCAAATCCTGAAATTAAAGATACCACCACGCCTTATGTGTTATTGATTTCTATTGATGGCTACCGCCATGACTATAATCAAGTACATGAGCCAAAAAATCTCATTAAATTCGCCAAAAACGCCGCAAAAGTAACTCAATTCACGCCGTCATTTCCAACAGTCACTTTTCCAAATCACTTGACCCTAGTCACTGGTTTATACCCAAGTCATCACGGAATTGTGGCTAATCGCTTTTATAATCCCACTTTAGACCGCCATTATGCCCTAAGCGATCGTGAAGCAGTAACAGATGGACGCTTTTATGATGGCGTGCCGCTATGGTCATTAGCCGCTCAACAAAATATGAAATCAGCAACTTACTTTTGGCCAGGTTCAGAAGCTGAGATTGCGGGACATAGACCGACCTACTGGCAAAAATATGATGGAAGAACTCCGAATGAGCTTAGAGTAAAGCAAGTCATCGATTGGTTTAATTTACCTAAAGCAGACCGTCCACAGTTTGTGACTTTATATTTTTCTGATGTAGATAGCGCGGGACATCATCATGGCCCCTTATCTCATAAAACTTATGATGCTGTTCAATACATTGACACGATTATTGGAAATTTATTAGCACAAATTGACACTTTACCTTTTGCGGTAAATGTCATCATTACCTCAGATCATGGTATGGCTAACGTAGACAAATTTGAACGAGTTTATACAGATAAGTTATTTGGTGAGAATAAGGATTTACGCTCTAGGTTCAGTTTTATTAACGACGCTGCCTTCTCTTTAGTACACGCTAACGGTCATGATAAAAAGCACGATTTAATTGAGCTTGAAAAGCTTGTCGATCAGACAGAAGGGTTAGTTTTTTATCGAAAAGAATCCATCCCTAAGCATTTAGAGTTTGATTTTAACCCGTCTATCGGTGATGCCATATTAGTAACCCATGATCATTTCATCACTAGTACAGATGCTAAAGCGGGACCAATAGGAAAACACGGTTACTATGCCGAAGCCGTACCTGATATGAACACCATACTTTATGCCAATGGGCCTGCATTTAAAGCTGGAGCAAGGGTTACTCAAGCAAAGAATATTCACTTATACCCTTTGATTGCAGAGATATTGAATTTGAGTATTACAGAGCCTGTTGATGGCCAACTTGAAGTGCTACAGCCTTTGTTAAAATAA
- the tal gene encoding transaldolase, with product MNMLEQLKKITTVVADSGDIDAIKLHKPIDATTNPSLILQASKLPQYQYLITKSISQGKDNIDDICDHLTVNFGCEILKCISGRISSEIDARLSFDTVASIEKAKKIIAIYEANGIDKSRVLVKLAATWQGIKAAEELEKQGINCNLTLLFSMTQAIACAEAKVTLISPFVGRILDWHVQHSGKQFEAFEDPGVLSVKAIFDYYKTYNYQTEIMAASFRNIDEIIALAGCDLLTIAPSLLTELNNTQGKLVHKLNTKEICSVKPKTLTRLTFEQFSWQLNEDEMACDKLSEGIRNFAKDQTILVEMIQQLRKA from the coding sequence ATGAATATGTTGGAACAATTAAAAAAAATCACCACTGTAGTCGCTGATAGCGGCGATATTGACGCGATTAAGCTTCACAAACCTATAGATGCAACGACTAACCCTTCTCTCATCTTACAAGCATCAAAACTACCACAATACCAATATCTTATTACTAAATCGATATCTCAAGGTAAAGACAACATCGATGATATTTGTGATCATTTAACCGTTAACTTTGGCTGTGAAATTTTAAAATGTATTTCAGGACGTATATCCAGTGAGATTGATGCTAGGTTGTCATTCGACACTGTAGCAAGCATTGAGAAAGCGAAAAAGATAATTGCCATATATGAGGCCAATGGTATAGATAAAAGCCGGGTACTCGTTAAATTAGCAGCGACATGGCAAGGTATTAAGGCAGCTGAAGAGCTTGAAAAACAAGGTATTAATTGTAACCTCACCTTGCTTTTTTCAATGACTCAAGCCATTGCCTGTGCAGAAGCAAAAGTCACCTTAATTTCCCCCTTTGTGGGACGAATTTTAGACTGGCATGTACAACACTCGGGTAAGCAATTTGAGGCTTTTGAAGATCCAGGCGTATTGTCTGTCAAGGCTATTTTTGACTATTACAAAACATATAACTATCAAACAGAAATAATGGCAGCAAGTTTCAGAAATATTGATGAAATTATAGCATTAGCCGGTTGCGACTTACTGACTATTGCACCTAGTTTACTGACTGAATTAAACAATACTCAAGGTAAGTTAGTCCACAAATTAAATACTAAAGAAATATGCAGTGTTAAGCCTAAGACACTTACAAGGTTAACATTTGAGCAATTCTCGTGGCAGCTAAACGAAGATGAAATGGCTTGTGATAAATTATCAGAAGGGATCCGTAATTTTGCTAAAGATCAGACTATCTTAGTTGAAATGATCCAACAGCTTCGCAAAGCATAA
- the galE gene encoding UDP-glucose 4-epimerase GalE, giving the protein MNVLVTGGAGYIGSHTVLSLLENNCNVVVFDNLFNSNIESLKRVEALTGKSVSFVEGDIRDKQALNALFADYDIQTVIHFAALKAVGESAQVPLEYYQNNVHGSVCLLEVMAEHNVNNFIFSSSATVYGEDNEAPYVETMKLGTPSSPYGATKVMVERVMADVAVSNANFRGVSLRYFNPIGAHESGQIGESPNGIPNNLLPYVAQVMVGKREKLSIFGADYPTKDGTCERDYLHVMDLAEGHVAAMNWLQENETFTGVESFNLGTGNGVSVFDIVSAFEKAVDKPIPYEVSPRRAGDLPAFWANTQKANQQLNWQAKRTLDQMMVDTWRWQSANPNGYDKD; this is encoded by the coding sequence ATGAACGTATTAGTCACTGGTGGTGCTGGTTATATTGGCTCTCATACCGTGTTATCTCTACTGGAAAACAATTGTAATGTCGTTGTTTTTGATAACCTCTTTAATTCAAATATAGAATCATTAAAGCGCGTAGAAGCATTAACAGGAAAATCAGTTAGTTTTGTAGAAGGTGATATACGTGACAAGCAAGCATTAAACGCATTATTTGCTGATTACGACATTCAAACTGTTATTCATTTTGCAGCATTAAAAGCGGTCGGTGAATCAGCTCAGGTCCCATTAGAGTATTATCAGAATAACGTCCATGGGTCAGTATGTTTGCTGGAAGTCATGGCTGAGCATAATGTTAATAACTTCATTTTTAGCTCATCGGCTACCGTTTACGGTGAAGACAATGAAGCGCCTTATGTTGAAACCATGAAACTCGGTACACCGTCTAGTCCTTACGGTGCCACCAAAGTGATGGTTGAACGAGTTATGGCTGATGTGGCAGTGTCAAATGCTAACTTTAGAGGGGTATCGTTACGCTACTTTAATCCAATCGGCGCACATGAAAGTGGACAAATTGGTGAGTCCCCAAATGGCATTCCAAATAATTTGCTGCCTTATGTTGCACAAGTGATGGTAGGTAAACGTGAAAAATTAAGTATTTTTGGTGCTGACTACCCAACAAAAGACGGAACCTGTGAGCGAGATTACCTTCACGTTATGGACTTAGCTGAAGGCCACGTAGCAGCCATGAACTGGCTGCAAGAAAATGAAACATTTACCGGAGTTGAATCATTTAATCTGGGTACGGGTAATGGCGTGTCCGTGTTTGATATTGTTTCAGCATTTGAAAAGGCGGTAGATAAACCTATTCCTTACGAAGTCAGTCCAAGACGAGCAGGGGATTTACCTGCTTTCTGGGCAAATACACAAAAAGCTAACCAACAACTTAATTGGCAAGCAAAACGCACTTTAGATCAAATGATGGTTGATACTTGGCGCTGGCAATCAGCCAATCCAAATGGCTATGACAAAGATTAA
- a CDS encoding efflux RND transporter permease subunit yields MEDTHKGLIAWFARNSVAANLLMAIILIGGLLTANTIRKQFFPAVEINWIEFSAVYPGAAPQEVEEGITVKIEQALETVQGLQRVITYSNRNQASGYFRIEDSYDPQIVLDEVKSEIDSVSTFPAGMEFPKVERIKIRQEVMYLSLYGDLSQRQLKDLGEKIHQEIMQLPNVNISEFYGGLNYEISVEVSKDRLREFGLSFNDVAEAVRGYSRNMSAGQIKAENGYINLRVQNQAYVGYEFEDLPLLTLDDGTNLLLGDVATVNDGFEEGIQYSKFNGQNAVTFFVGAAKNQSITDVAETLKKYVAEKQDILPDGVTLEPWVDMTYYLEGRLDLMLDSMKTGAFLVFIMLALFLRVRLAFWVMMGLPVCFLGTLLFMPMGFIDVTINVISLFAFILVLGIVVDDAIVMGESAHTECEENGQNIDSVIRGVKRVAMPATFGVLTTIAAFLPITLDDGPSSAFGQSIGFIVILCLLFSLVESKLILPSHLAHMNKPKVVKPGSKNPLDWLRNIVNFIQGKIERNLTKFISNVYRPSLTMAVKYRYTVIATFIMLIVICAALYISGLVRFIGQPKIPHDFPRISLEMNVDAAETATLDAAHAIETALRTVENDLQEKYGQGMIAELQVELQGRTRAEVRTKLVDPEIRPLNTFEVAELWRQAMPKIPGVKSFTIQDSLFGGGRDDGDISFRLEGNDEVQLIAASKALKDKLNTLKGVSDINDSRQSSAKEVQFDLKPLAHSLGLTLANIASQVGNSFYGLEAQRIIRNGEEIKVMLRYPEEQRNSIALVQEVLIKTPQGAELPLSEVANINVVQGVSSIRRENGNRTINVWASVDAEQAEPFKLAKDIRDNFIPQLLAKFPRVKSEVSGSIQEQLDSADTQLRDFIISLLVIYSLLAIPLKSYVQPFMIMSVIPFGVIGSMLGHIILGIDLSALSVFGIIAAAGVVVNDSLVMVDYVNKARIQGVRLHDAVINAGCRRFRAIMLTSLTTFIGLVPIMAETSMQAQMVIPMAVSLAFGVLFATVVTLCLIPCLYIAIEDTRQFLIGSWRHYFPLSEEPAEMTKGTINQL; encoded by the coding sequence ATGGAAGACACTCATAAAGGCTTAATTGCTTGGTTTGCTCGTAACAGTGTTGCAGCAAACCTATTGATGGCAATAATATTAATAGGTGGTCTACTCACCGCAAATACCATTCGTAAACAATTTTTCCCTGCTGTTGAAATTAACTGGATAGAATTCAGTGCGGTTTACCCAGGCGCCGCGCCGCAGGAAGTTGAAGAAGGCATTACCGTTAAAATTGAACAGGCCTTAGAAACTGTTCAAGGTCTACAGCGCGTTATTACCTACTCGAACCGAAATCAAGCTTCTGGTTATTTCAGAATTGAAGATTCTTATGACCCACAAATTGTACTTGATGAAGTGAAATCTGAAATCGATTCAGTTTCTACCTTCCCTGCAGGAATGGAATTCCCGAAAGTAGAACGGATTAAAATACGTCAGGAAGTGATGTATTTAAGTCTTTATGGCGATTTATCTCAACGCCAATTAAAAGACTTGGGTGAAAAAATACACCAAGAAATAATGCAACTGCCAAATGTGAATATTTCAGAGTTTTACGGCGGGTTAAATTATGAAATTAGCGTTGAAGTCAGTAAGGATCGTTTACGAGAATTTGGTTTAAGTTTTAATGATGTTGCTGAAGCGGTTCGCGGTTATTCACGCAATATGTCAGCGGGTCAGATTAAAGCAGAAAATGGCTATATAAATTTACGGGTTCAAAACCAAGCCTATGTGGGGTATGAATTTGAAGACTTACCTTTACTGACACTTGATGATGGTACTAACCTGCTTCTAGGCGATGTGGCCACCGTTAATGACGGCTTTGAGGAAGGTATACAATACTCTAAATTTAATGGTCAAAATGCCGTTACTTTCTTTGTTGGTGCCGCTAAAAACCAAAGTATCACTGACGTTGCTGAAACATTAAAAAAGTATGTTGCTGAAAAGCAAGATATTCTACCTGATGGCGTCACGTTAGAGCCCTGGGTTGATATGACTTACTACCTTGAAGGTCGTTTAGACCTGATGCTAGATAGTATGAAAACTGGCGCATTTTTAGTCTTTATCATGCTGGCTTTATTCCTACGGGTGCGCTTAGCATTTTGGGTCATGATGGGTTTACCAGTCTGTTTCTTGGGTACGCTGCTATTCATGCCGATGGGCTTTATTGACGTTACCATTAATGTCATCAGTTTATTCGCCTTCATTCTGGTGCTGGGGATCGTGGTCGATGATGCCATTGTAATGGGCGAAAGCGCCCATACAGAATGTGAAGAAAATGGCCAAAATATTGATAGTGTGATTAGAGGTGTCAAGCGTGTTGCTATGCCCGCCACCTTTGGTGTTCTGACCACAATTGCTGCATTCTTACCTATAACCTTAGATGATGGACCCTCGTCCGCTTTTGGCCAATCCATTGGGTTTATCGTCATTCTGTGTTTATTGTTCTCATTGGTTGAATCAAAGTTAATCTTACCTTCTCACTTGGCTCATATGAATAAGCCAAAGGTGGTTAAACCTGGTTCAAAAAATCCTCTTGATTGGTTACGAAATATCGTTAACTTCATCCAAGGAAAAATTGAAAGAAACCTGACTAAGTTCATTTCAAACGTCTATCGCCCTAGCCTAACCATGGCGGTGAAATATCGCTATACCGTTATAGCAACCTTCATTATGCTAATCGTGATTTGTGCTGCGCTATACATAAGTGGTTTAGTACGCTTTATTGGTCAGCCTAAGATCCCCCATGACTTTCCTCGTATTAGTTTAGAAATGAATGTTGATGCAGCAGAAACCGCAACACTAGATGCAGCCCATGCCATTGAAACAGCGCTCAGGACTGTAGAAAATGACCTTCAAGAAAAATACGGCCAAGGCATGATTGCTGAACTGCAAGTCGAACTCCAAGGGCGTACAAGAGCAGAAGTGAGAACTAAACTTGTCGACCCAGAGATTCGACCACTCAATACCTTTGAAGTTGCAGAGCTTTGGCGTCAAGCAATGCCTAAAATACCAGGGGTAAAATCATTTACAATTCAAGATAGTTTGTTTGGTGGTGGACGTGATGATGGTGATATTAGCTTCCGTTTAGAAGGGAATGATGAGGTCCAGCTCATTGCGGCTTCAAAAGCATTAAAAGACAAATTGAATACGTTAAAAGGTGTTAGTGACATCAATGATAGTCGTCAATCATCAGCTAAAGAAGTTCAATTTGACTTAAAACCATTGGCGCATAGTTTAGGACTCACACTCGCTAATATTGCATCCCAAGTGGGCAATAGCTTTTATGGTCTTGAAGCCCAGCGTATCATCCGTAATGGTGAAGAAATTAAAGTCATGCTTCGATACCCTGAAGAGCAACGTAATTCTATTGCTTTGGTACAAGAAGTCTTAATTAAAACCCCACAAGGTGCAGAGCTTCCTTTATCAGAAGTCGCAAACATCAATGTAGTACAAGGTGTCAGTAGTATTCGCCGCGAAAACGGTAACCGAACGATCAATGTTTGGGCTTCTGTTGATGCGGAGCAAGCTGAACCGTTTAAACTGGCTAAAGACATTCGTGATAACTTTATTCCGCAATTACTGGCTAAATTTCCACGAGTAAAAAGCGAAGTTTCAGGTAGTATTCAAGAGCAACTTGATAGCGCTGATACTCAATTAAGAGACTTCATTATTTCTTTGTTGGTGATATACAGTTTATTAGCTATACCGCTAAAATCTTACGTGCAACCCTTCATGATTATGTCGGTTATTCCTTTTGGTGTCATCGGTTCAATGCTGGGGCATATCATTCTTGGTATTGATTTAAGTGCCCTTTCCGTTTTCGGTATTATTGCTGCGGCAGGTGTGGTGGTGAATGACTCCTTAGTCATGGTTGATTATGTCAACAAAGCGCGAATACAAGGGGTTAGACTGCATGATGCGGTGATTAATGCGGGTTGTCGTCGTTTTAGGGCGATTATGCTAACGTCATTAACCACTTTCATTGGCTTGGTACCTATCATGGCAGAAACGAGCATGCAGGCGCAGATGGTTATACCAATGGCAGTTTCATTGGCATTTGGGGTATTATTTGCAACAGTTGTGACACTCTGTTTAATCCCATGCTTATACATCGCAATTGAAGATACTCGTCAATTCTTAATAGGATCATGGCGCCATTATTTTCCTTTATCTGAAGAGCCAGCTGAAATGACAAAGGGCACAATAAATCAACTTTAG
- a CDS encoding efflux RND transporter periplasmic adaptor subunit gives MATTMQKAFPFVVIITGAVIATALIMLKQAPEEKPPIDNTPLVSVQSIKYEPMKFTVSSYGVVNAKYHTELVAQVSGEITYVSDTFVKGGFIKKGQILAKIDPSDYESALLDAQADLASAKSSLVLEKATAEVAEREWAEITDSKPSDLSLRKPQLAQEIAKLKSAEAGLQRAQRNLERSIIKAPYDSLIGSRNIGMGSFVSNGSSIGLVYNTEKAEVRLPLADKEMQYLDRKGTNAEVTLVGNFAGEKQQWKGTIVRSEGVIDSKSRMTYLIAEVNDPYGLKSNHKELRYGTYVTAHIGGTNAGNVAVIPRHLIVNGLVAVMDEEKKLRYLPVNIIRQDGSNVIISSGIEEGMNIITSALDYPIEGMTVALPEDKILQQDVPVDDADEDSESAIVMEGKE, from the coding sequence GTGGCGACAACAATGCAAAAAGCTTTTCCATTTGTAGTAATTATCACAGGCGCTGTGATTGCTACCGCTTTAATCATGCTTAAACAGGCTCCAGAAGAAAAACCGCCTATTGATAACACGCCTTTAGTATCAGTACAGAGCATTAAATATGAACCTATGAAATTTACTGTGAGTTCTTACGGTGTCGTTAATGCTAAATATCACACTGAGTTAGTTGCTCAAGTCAGTGGTGAAATAACTTATGTATCTGACACTTTTGTAAAAGGTGGCTTCATTAAAAAAGGCCAGATACTCGCTAAAATTGATCCAAGCGATTATGAGTCTGCATTACTTGATGCTCAAGCAGATCTTGCATCAGCTAAATCTAGCCTCGTTTTAGAAAAGGCTACTGCAGAAGTTGCAGAACGAGAATGGGCTGAGATTACTGACAGTAAACCCAGCGACCTGAGTTTACGTAAACCACAATTAGCACAAGAAATCGCCAAATTAAAAAGTGCTGAAGCAGGTTTGCAACGTGCACAACGGAATTTAGAACGATCAATCATTAAAGCACCATACGACTCATTAATCGGTAGTCGTAATATTGGTATGGGCAGCTTTGTCAGTAATGGTTCGTCAATTGGATTAGTTTATAACACTGAGAAAGCTGAAGTTCGTCTGCCATTAGCTGATAAAGAAATGCAATACCTTGACCGTAAAGGCACCAATGCAGAAGTCACTCTGGTAGGTAATTTTGCCGGTGAAAAACAACAATGGAAAGGCACTATCGTCCGCAGCGAAGGCGTTATAGACAGTAAAAGTCGTATGACGTATTTGATCGCTGAGGTTAATGATCCATACGGCCTTAAAAGCAATCATAAAGAATTACGTTACGGCACATACGTAACAGCCCATATTGGCGGAACAAATGCCGGCAACGTGGCAGTGATTCCACGCCACTTAATTGTTAACGGTTTAGTCGCTGTGATGGATGAAGAAAAGAAACTCAGATACTTGCCCGTCAATATTATCAGACAAGATGGTAGCAACGTTATTATCTCAAGTGGCATTGAGGAAGGAATGAACATTATTACTTCAGCCCTTGATTACCCTATTGAAGGAATGACTGTCGCGTTACCAGAAGATAAAATACTTCAACAAGACGTTCCAGTTGATGACGCCGACGAAGATTCAGAGTCTGCAATCGTTATGGAGGGTAAGGAGTAA
- a CDS encoding glycoside hydrolase family 43 protein, with amino-acid sequence MSQQINPILPGFHPDPSIVRVNNDYYIAVSTFEWYPGVQIYHSQDLVNWKLISRPLNRAALLDMTGCPDSCGIWAPCLSYSDGLFYLIYTNVQRFDGNFKDCPNYLTTCSTIDGEWSDPVYLNSSGFDPSLFHDDTGSKWLVNMLWDHRPGKHPFAGIVLQQYCEQQQKLIGTAVNIFSGSKHQLTEGPHLYKINDYYYLLTAEGGTSYEHACTFARSKSITGPYEIDPNVHVLTSKDNLDKPLQRTGHGGLVQSPDGRWFLTHLLSRPITLENGDKRSPLGRETGIQALILKDDGWFSLASGEIYGEINPKGLTAKPQRDYSHHDDFSGAVLPDHYQWLRIPNPDCFYSLTDKPGALALYGKHSVGSTFKQALIARRQQHHSFVAQTQLRFKPTSFQQQAGLICYYNAHKFHYLYVSYDENGIHIDVMSCLGDESLKADFPIYQQRIPITDEQSENIGLRADVDYERLTFSYSVDGNAWLPICDLDYSLISDEAGKGEGANFTGAFVGMCCQDLTGANIPAEFDYFTYRERH; translated from the coding sequence ATGAGCCAACAAATAAACCCTATTTTGCCCGGATTCCACCCAGATCCTAGTATCGTGAGAGTGAATAATGACTATTACATTGCCGTGTCAACTTTTGAGTGGTATCCAGGGGTACAAATTTATCATTCACAGGATTTAGTTAACTGGAAATTAATTAGTAGGCCATTAAACAGAGCTGCTTTACTGGATATGACAGGTTGCCCCGACTCTTGTGGCATTTGGGCCCCGTGTTTGAGTTATTCAGATGGTTTGTTCTATCTGATTTATACTAACGTCCAGCGGTTTGATGGTAACTTTAAAGATTGTCCCAATTACCTTACGACTTGCTCCACAATTGATGGTGAATGGAGCGATCCCGTTTACTTAAACAGTAGTGGTTTCGATCCATCTTTATTTCATGATGATACTGGCAGTAAATGGCTAGTGAATATGCTGTGGGATCATCGTCCTGGTAAGCATCCTTTTGCCGGTATTGTGCTACAACAATATTGCGAACAGCAGCAAAAACTTATTGGCACAGCAGTCAATATATTTTCTGGCAGTAAACATCAGCTGACCGAAGGACCTCATTTATACAAGATTAATGATTACTACTACTTATTAACCGCAGAAGGCGGAACGAGCTACGAACATGCTTGTACGTTTGCACGCTCTAAAAGTATCACTGGTCCTTATGAAATCGATCCTAATGTTCATGTGCTAACGTCTAAAGATAATTTGGATAAGCCTCTGCAACGAACTGGACACGGCGGATTAGTGCAATCTCCAGATGGACGGTGGTTTTTAACGCATCTTCTATCTAGGCCGATTACATTAGAAAACGGAGACAAGCGCAGTCCACTTGGCCGAGAAACGGGTATTCAAGCATTAATATTAAAAGATGATGGTTGGTTTAGTTTAGCGTCGGGCGAAATTTACGGCGAAATAAATCCTAAAGGGCTAACAGCAAAGCCACAACGAGATTATTCGCATCATGATGATTTTTCTGGTGCTGTATTACCTGATCATTATCAATGGCTAAGAATTCCCAACCCTGATTGCTTTTATAGCTTAACTGATAAGCCTGGTGCGCTGGCGCTATACGGAAAACATTCAGTTGGCAGTACGTTTAAACAGGCATTAATCGCTAGAAGACAGCAACATCATTCATTTGTAGCACAAACACAATTGCGCTTTAAACCTACGAGTTTTCAACAACAAGCAGGATTAATTTGCTATTACAATGCGCATAAATTTCATTATCTGTATGTCTCATATGATGAAAATGGGATACATATCGATGTCATGAGCTGTTTAGGTGATGAGTCTTTAAAAGCTGACTTTCCTATTTATCAGCAACGTATACCTATTACTGATGAGCAAAGTGAAAATATAGGCTTAAGAGCTGATGTTGATTATGAACGGTTAACTTTTAGTTACTCTGTAGATGGTAACGCGTGGCTACCGATATGTGATTTAGATTACAGTCTCATTTCTGATGAAGCAGGTAAGGGCGAAGGTGCTAACTTTACTGGGGCATTTGTGGGTATGTGTTGCCAAGATTTAACGGGTGCGAATATTCCAGCTGAGTTCGATTATTTTACCTATAGGGAAAGGCATTAA
- the xylA gene encoding xylose isomerase, which produces MSEQFFKNVEKIKFEGESSKNPFAFRYYDENRVVMGKTMKEHLRFAACYWHNFCSTGFDIFGEGTFDRPWIQPVGDQLALAEQKAKVAFEFFEKLGVPYFCFHDTDIAPEGATLKESHANVNHIADVLEKEMQRTGVKLLWGTANLFSNKRFCAGGATNPNPEVFAYGAAQVKHAMEVTHRLGGENYVLWGGREGYDSLLNTNLKQESEQYARFLKMVVEHKHKIGFKGTLLIEPKPQEPTKHQYDYDTATVAGFLHKHGLQNEIKVNIEANHATLAGHSFHHEVAVACAEGIMGSIDANRGDMQNGWDTDQYPNDVAECTLVMYEILKSGGFTTGGLNFDTKLRRQSCENDDLFHGHIGGMDTMAKSLLNAAQLIEDAPLSSFVEQRYAGWNKGLGKDIFDGQHSLESLAKVVHEQNINPTSTSGRQELLENVVNRYI; this is translated from the coding sequence ATGAGCGAACAATTTTTTAAGAATGTCGAAAAAATCAAATTCGAAGGCGAATCGAGTAAAAACCCTTTTGCATTTCGTTACTACGACGAAAACCGTGTAGTCATGGGTAAAACAATGAAAGAACATTTACGTTTTGCCGCATGCTACTGGCATAACTTCTGTTCTACAGGTTTTGATATTTTTGGTGAAGGCACCTTTGACAGACCTTGGATTCAGCCAGTCGGTGATCAACTTGCATTAGCTGAACAAAAAGCCAAAGTCGCCTTTGAATTTTTTGAAAAACTCGGTGTACCTTACTTTTGCTTTCACGACACGGACATAGCACCTGAAGGGGCTACGCTAAAAGAAAGCCATGCTAACGTAAATCATATTGCTGATGTACTAGAAAAAGAAATGCAACGTACTGGGGTTAAATTACTTTGGGGTACAGCTAATCTATTTTCAAATAAACGGTTTTGTGCCGGTGGTGCAACAAACCCGAACCCTGAAGTTTTTGCCTATGGCGCTGCACAAGTTAAACATGCCATGGAAGTTACTCACCGTTTAGGTGGTGAGAACTATGTTTTATGGGGTGGCCGTGAAGGTTATGACTCACTACTTAATACTAATTTAAAACAAGAAAGTGAACAGTATGCGCGATTTTTAAAAATGGTTGTAGAACACAAACATAAAATCGGTTTTAAAGGCACATTATTGATTGAGCCAAAGCCACAAGAACCAACTAAGCACCAATATGACTATGACACGGCAACCGTTGCAGGCTTCTTACACAAGCACGGTTTACAGAATGAAATCAAAGTCAACATTGAAGCGAATCACGCTACTTTGGCTGGTCATAGTTTTCATCATGAAGTAGCAGTAGCATGTGCTGAAGGCATTATGGGCAGTATCGATGCTAACCGTGGCGATATGCAAAATGGTTGGGATACAGACCAGTACCCGAATGACGTAGCTGAGTGTACGCTAGTCATGTATGAAATTTTAAAGTCAGGTGGCTTTACCACTGGCGGCTTAAATTTTGATACAAAACTTCGTCGTCAGTCATGTGAAAATGATGATTTATTCCATGGCCACATTGGCGGTATGGATACCATGGCTAAATCATTACTCAATGCAGCCCAACTTATTGAAGATGCGCCGTTATCTTCATTTGTAGAGCAACGTTATGCAGGGTGGAATAAAGGCCTAGGTAAAGATATTTTTGATGGACAACATAGTTTAGAAAGCTTAGCAAAAGTCGTTCATGAACAAAATATCAATCCTACATCGACTTCAGGGCGACAAGAACTACTAGAAAACGTCGTCAATCGTTATATTTAA